GCTCAAGCAAAAATTCGCAAAGCTCAAAGCGAAATGTTTTGCTATAAAATATTTAGTCAAGACCAACGTTTAAAGGAATTTCAGCCATACTTTGAGCAAAAATGGTTAGAAGCTCATACAACTTTAGCGATTGGCTTACTACGAAATCAACAAACAGCAGCAGCGCGTCCCTATCTTTGGCAGGCATTGAGTCAACAAAAATTTAACTTGCGAACTCTAGCGGCACTTACTCTTAGTTTTACTCCCCGATTATTAGCTAATCAATTACTACGAGTGTCGAAATAAGAAAGAATTTTTTCACGCAAAGGCGCAAAGGCGCAGAGAGTTTATTAATTGATTTTTTCTTTGTTCTTTGTGTCTTTGTGGTTAGTTTCTCAAAAGTCTTTATCATTAGTGATATGAAAATTTGCATAATAACACACAAACTTAAAAAAGGTGATGGTCAAGGACGAGTCAATTATGAAGTTGCTAAAGAAGCAATTCAAGGCGGTCATAAACTAACATTGTTAGCGAGTAAAATAGCGCCTGAACTAGAAAATAATCCTCAAGTAAACTGGATTCAAATCCCAGTCAAAAACTACCCAACGGAATTTATTCGTAATTTCATATTTAGTAAAAAAAGTAGCGATTGGTTACATCAACATCGCTCTGAATTTGATTTAATAAAAGTCAATGGAGCAATTACTAAAGCAGCAGCTGATATAAATGCCGTACATTTTGTACATAGTTCTTGGTTGCGATCGCCTGCTCACATTTCCCGCATCCGCCGCGATTTTTACGGCTTTTACCAGTGGTTATATACAGCATTAAATGCTTATTGGGAAAAACAGGCATTCCAAAAAGCAAAAGTCGTTGTCGCAGTATCTGAGAAAGTCGCCGAGGAATTAGTCAATATTGGTGTACCTCGTTCTCGCATCCGCGTGATTGTTAATGGCGTTGATTTACAAGAATTTGCCCCAGGCACAGCTTCTAGGCAAGAATTAGGTCTACCCAAAGACGTAAGTTTAGCCTTATTTGCCGGAGACATCCGCACAACTAGGAAGAACTTAGATACGGTGCTGCACGCCTTAGTGAAAGTTCCCGATTTACATCTAGCGGTGGTGGGTGCAACTGAAGGTAGTCCTTTTCTACAACTAGCTGCTTCTTTAGGGTTAAGTGAACGAGTGCATTTTCTCGGATACCGTCGTGACATCGCCGAAATTATGCGGGCTGTGGATTTATTTGTTTTTCCTTCCCGATACGAGGCTTGCACTTTGGTATTGTTAGAAGCCCTTGCTTCTGGATTG
Above is a window of Nostoc sp. UHCC 0702 DNA encoding:
- a CDS encoding glycosyltransferase family 4 protein; amino-acid sequence: MKICIITHKLKKGDGQGRVNYEVAKEAIQGGHKLTLLASKIAPELENNPQVNWIQIPVKNYPTEFIRNFIFSKKSSDWLHQHRSEFDLIKVNGAITKAAADINAVHFVHSSWLRSPAHISRIRRDFYGFYQWLYTALNAYWEKQAFQKAKVVVAVSEKVAEELVNIGVPRSRIRVIVNGVDLQEFAPGTASRQELGLPKDVSLALFAGDIRTTRKNLDTVLHALVKVPDLHLAVVGATEGSPFLQLAASLGLSERVHFLGYRRDIAEIMRAVDLFVFPSRYEACTLVLLEALASGLPVITATATGGAEIVTPECGIVLPDTDNIDVLAAALLSLVSNRSLMECMGKAARTVAEQHSWITMAQTYVDLFEELIKHEEHRSHTNLSPSSRSITLPFGATGTN